A stretch of the Desulfobacter sp. genome encodes the following:
- a CDS encoding enoyl-CoA hydratase/isomerase family protein: protein MSDLNYKKEGYIGWISINRPDQGNTISPVAIDFFLKFLDQAQEDPDVRVVCLTAEGDRIFCSGADLGGAMQAAPEQKRKMFNAYAGLLARISQFPKLTLAKVNGHCLAGGTGFMLACDIVIAREDAKFGTPEVNVGLFPMMIGALIFRNVLRKKAMEMILLGEKMPASQALDMGMVTRVYPKDIFDDQVDKILGTLAAKSPLGLRLGKEAFNACEGLALEPALSRLAQGLEAVAGTKDAVEGITAFMEKRTPVFTGE from the coding sequence ATGAGCGATTTAAATTATAAAAAAGAAGGGTATATCGGGTGGATTTCAATCAACCGGCCTGACCAGGGAAATACCATCAGCCCTGTGGCCATTGATTTTTTTCTCAAATTTTTGGACCAGGCCCAGGAAGATCCGGATGTCCGGGTCGTCTGCCTGACAGCAGAGGGCGACCGGATTTTTTGTTCCGGTGCGGATTTGGGCGGCGCCATGCAGGCGGCCCCCGAACAAAAGCGCAAGATGTTCAATGCCTATGCCGGGCTTCTGGCGCGGATTTCCCAGTTTCCCAAACTCACCCTGGCAAAGGTCAACGGCCATTGCCTGGCCGGGGGTACGGGATTTATGCTGGCCTGCGATATTGTCATTGCCCGTGAAGATGCCAAATTCGGCACCCCTGAAGTCAATGTGGGGCTGTTTCCCATGATGATCGGCGCCTTGATTTTCAGGAACGTGCTCAGGAAAAAAGCCATGGAAATGATCTTGCTGGGGGAAAAAATGCCGGCTTCCCAGGCCTTGGACATGGGCATGGTTACAAGGGTTTATCCCAAAGATATTTTTGATGACCAGGTGGATAAGATTCTGGGAACTCTGGCCGCCAAGAGTCCTCTGGGCCTTCGCCTGGGAAAGGAGGCCTTTAATGCCTGTGAAGGACTGGCACTTGAACCTGCCCTGTCTCGCCTGGCCCAGGGGCTGGAGGCCGTGGCCGGAACAAAGGATGCGGTGGAAGGTATCACCGCATTTATGGAAAAACGCACGCCTGTATTTACGGGGGAATAA
- a CDS encoding acyl-CoA dehydrogenase family protein has protein sequence MGSDIYFNKEHDLVRKAVRDFVNKEINPYVDQWEEEGFTPLHQIFKKMGDLGFIGTRFDEKYGGEGLDYWYETIVLEECARIHCGGIPMAIAVQSNMATPALDQFGSDYIKQTYLKPALKGDMVAAIAVTEPDAGSDVASLKSTAVREGDHYILNGSKTYITNGLQADFLTLLARTSDEPGYHSFGLFVVPTDIKGFSVSKKLDKLGMRSSDTAELFFDNMKIPAENLIGVEGEGFIQQMQQFQHERFSVLPLAYIMAQETIKETIEYLKGRVVFGKPLIKKQVLRHRLAHWLAEIETVQQLTYHIVRMKMNGQDATREISMGKLLSGNLLNEVTAGCLQMFGGMGFMNEMRISRRFRDSRLISIGAGASEVMSEIITKTYGF, from the coding sequence ATGGGAAGTGATATCTATTTTAACAAGGAACATGATCTGGTGCGCAAGGCTGTTCGGGATTTTGTAAACAAAGAGATCAATCCCTATGTGGACCAATGGGAGGAGGAGGGGTTTACCCCCCTTCACCAGATTTTTAAAAAAATGGGAGATTTGGGCTTCATCGGCACCCGGTTTGATGAAAAATACGGCGGAGAAGGGCTGGATTACTGGTATGAAACCATTGTGCTTGAAGAGTGTGCAAGGATTCATTGCGGCGGTATCCCCATGGCCATTGCCGTTCAGTCAAATATGGCCACCCCGGCCCTGGATCAGTTTGGGTCGGACTATATCAAGCAGACCTATCTTAAGCCCGCATTAAAGGGAGATATGGTGGCGGCCATTGCCGTGACAGAGCCCGATGCCGGGTCTGATGTGGCCTCTTTGAAATCCACGGCGGTAAGGGAAGGGGACCATTATATCCTCAATGGATCCAAGACCTATATCACCAATGGGCTTCAGGCTGATTTTCTAACCCTTTTGGCCAGAACTTCGGATGAACCCGGCTACCACAGTTTTGGGCTTTTTGTAGTGCCCACGGATATCAAGGGGTTTTCCGTATCCAAAAAACTGGACAAGCTGGGCATGCGTAGCTCAGACACAGCAGAGCTCTTTTTTGACAACATGAAAATACCGGCGGAAAATCTCATCGGTGTTGAAGGCGAAGGGTTTATTCAGCAGATGCAGCAGTTTCAGCACGAGCGGTTTTCCGTTCTGCCCCTGGCCTATATCATGGCCCAGGAAACCATCAAGGAAACCATTGAATACCTAAAGGGCAGGGTGGTCTTTGGCAAGCCTTTGATCAAAAAGCAGGTGCTGCGTCATCGTCTGGCCCACTGGCTGGCCGAGATTGAAACGGTGCAGCAGCTGACCTATCATATTGTGCGCATGAAAATGAACGGCCAGGATGCCACCCGGGAAATTTCAATGGGTAAGCTTTTGAGCGGCAACCTTCTCAACGAGGTGACTGCCGGCTGCCTTCAGATGTTCGGCGGCATGGGGTTCATGAATGAGATGCGGATCTCAAGGCGGTTCAGGGATTCCCGCCTGATTTCCATTGGCGCCGGCGCCAGTGAAGTCATGAGTGAAATCATTACCAAAACCTATGGGTTTTAA
- a CDS encoding IS256 family transposase yields the protein MTEDNTEFDFQKALKGIQEGKPFTGKGGVLTSLIKNLAEAALEGELASHLGQEVSANRRNGKSKKTIKSLDGKFELETPRDRAGTFSPQIVKKHQTTLSDEIERKIIALYGLGMSYNDMASHLQEIYGLEISNATLSTITDKIIHTVKEWQARPLENVYPIVWLDAIHYKVRENGKVGSKAVYTILGVNIEGRKEVLGLYISENEGANFWLQVLTDLSNRGVKDILIACVDGLKGFPEAIETIFPDTEVQLCVVHQIRNSLKYVGSKNKKEFMADLKRVYKAVNKDLAEEELDILENKWNDKYPIVIKSWRNNWERLSHFFKYPEEIRRIIYTTNTIEAVHRQFRKLTKTKGSFPNQDSLLKLLYMGIQNASKKWTMPIQNWSLTISQLAIFFEGRLDKELGI from the coding sequence ATGACCGAAGACAACACCGAATTTGATTTTCAAAAAGCCCTTAAAGGCATCCAGGAAGGTAAACCCTTCACAGGTAAGGGCGGCGTCCTTACATCATTAATCAAAAATCTTGCTGAAGCTGCTCTTGAAGGAGAGTTGGCGTCCCATCTCGGGCAGGAAGTTTCTGCCAACCGCCGTAATGGAAAAAGCAAAAAGACCATTAAATCCCTGGATGGTAAATTTGAGCTGGAAACCCCGCGTGACAGGGCCGGAACCTTCTCTCCACAGATCGTCAAAAAACATCAGACAACGCTCAGCGATGAAATTGAAAGAAAGATAATAGCCCTTTACGGCCTGGGCATGAGTTATAATGATATGGCTTCCCATTTACAGGAAATCTATGGACTTGAGATTTCAAATGCCACTCTGAGCACCATTACCGATAAAATCATCCATACCGTCAAAGAATGGCAGGCCAGGCCGTTGGAAAATGTGTACCCAATCGTATGGCTTGATGCCATACATTATAAAGTACGAGAAAACGGAAAGGTCGGCAGCAAAGCCGTTTACACAATTCTTGGGGTGAATATCGAGGGCCGCAAAGAGGTTCTTGGGCTGTACATATCCGAGAATGAGGGTGCGAACTTCTGGCTGCAGGTGTTAACAGACCTTTCAAACCGAGGGGTAAAAGATATCCTGATTGCCTGTGTTGATGGTCTAAAAGGTTTTCCCGAGGCCATTGAGACCATATTCCCGGACACAGAAGTTCAACTCTGCGTAGTCCACCAGATCCGAAATTCATTGAAATACGTTGGTTCCAAAAATAAAAAGGAATTTATGGCAGATCTAAAACGTGTTTATAAAGCGGTCAATAAGGATCTGGCCGAAGAAGAACTGGATATCTTGGAAAATAAATGGAATGACAAATACCCGATTGTGATAAAATCCTGGCGGAACAACTGGGAACGCCTCAGTCATTTCTTTAAATATCCAGAAGAGATTCGACGGATAATATACACCACAAATACCATTGAGGCTGTGCATCGACAGTTTCGAAAACTGACCAAAACAAAGGGATCATTCCCGAACCAGGACAGCCTGTTAAAGCTGCTTTACATGGGGATCCAGAACGCCAGTAAAAAATGGACAATGCCGATTCAAAATTGGTCACTGACAATTTCCCAGTTGGCAATTTTTTTTGAAGGCCGGCTGGATAAAGAGCTGGGAATTTGA
- a CDS encoding transposase, whose product MTTRRYGYALKGQRVHGLIAGTKHPRTSLIAARIEYSFEEPFLFQGTCNADIFNAWIEHQLSPHLNDNHVVVMDNASFHKGEETKYLIERTGAALLFLPPYSPDLNPIEHDFAALKTIREYNENETIDEIIRMYK is encoded by the coding sequence ATTACAACCCGTCGCTATGGATATGCTCTCAAAGGGCAGCGTGTTCATGGTTTGATTGCAGGAACAAAGCACCCTCGAACGTCTTTGATTGCTGCCCGCATCGAATATAGTTTTGAAGAACCATTTTTGTTTCAGGGAACATGCAATGCGGATATCTTTAATGCTTGGATCGAACACCAGTTGAGTCCACATCTGAACGATAATCATGTCGTTGTGATGGATAACGCATCCTTCCACAAGGGCGAAGAAACCAAATATTTGATAGAAAGAACTGGTGCAGCTCTTTTGTTTTTGCCCCCGTATTCACCGGATCTCAATCCGATTGAACACGATTTTGCGGCCCTAAAAACCATCCGTGAATACAATGAAAACGAAACGATTGATGAAATTATCAGGATGTATAAATAA
- a CDS encoding DUF1446 domain-containing protein, whose product MKDSDRPLIIANCSGFLGDRMSAAREMVEGGPIDVLTGDYLAELTMALLFRMKMKAPEKGYAVSFLKQMEAVMGPCLDKGIKVVANAGGLNPLGLATALEDVAAQLGLHPKVASISGDDILSRLPELQAENQAFVHLDSGEKLSDAQGAPLTANAYLGGWGITRALKEGADIVVGGRIADAALVSGPCAWKFNWQPNDWDCLAGAYAAGHIIECGTQATGGNYSFMEEIPSFKNMGFPIAEVNPDGSFVITKHEGTGGRVSTGTVTAQLLYEIQTPGYKTPDVTAHFDTLKLEQEGEDRVRVSGTRGTPPPETTKVCINTFWGQRNTMTVLLTGLDIEKKAAIVEEALFDLLGGKDQFAETCVQLIRSDKEDPDHNDLAFARLRITVMDPDAQKAGKFFSSKVVEMALASISGFTLTGPPSSGSPAIRHWPTLVDSEKIIQSVSMGSKVVEVPQKIVVGEPSPKGRAESLPSVPTGFFEGEKTRTMPLGRLFATRSGDKGGNANLGVWAKDDRSHVFLSQYLTCDRLRQLLPDAASFEIQRYDLPNLKAINFYIKGILGHGVAASMRSDPQAKTLGEYLRAKMIEVPVSIL is encoded by the coding sequence ATGAAAGATTCTGACCGACCATTGATCATTGCCAATTGCAGCGGTTTTTTAGGAGACCGGATGTCGGCTGCCAGAGAAATGGTGGAAGGCGGCCCCATTGATGTGCTCACCGGGGATTATCTGGCCGAGTTGACCATGGCCCTGCTCTTTCGCATGAAAATGAAAGCCCCTGAAAAGGGGTATGCGGTTTCTTTCTTAAAACAGATGGAAGCTGTGATGGGGCCATGTCTGGACAAGGGCATCAAGGTGGTTGCCAATGCCGGCGGGCTCAATCCTCTGGGCCTGGCAACGGCTTTGGAAGATGTGGCAGCTCAGCTGGGGCTCCACCCGAAGGTGGCCTCAATTTCCGGGGATGATATCCTTTCCCGGCTGCCTGAACTTCAGGCGGAAAACCAGGCCTTTGTTCATCTGGATTCAGGGGAGAAATTATCAGATGCCCAGGGAGCACCCCTTACGGCCAATGCCTATCTGGGCGGCTGGGGCATTACAAGGGCGCTTAAAGAGGGGGCGGATATTGTGGTGGGCGGGCGTATTGCCGATGCCGCGCTGGTCTCCGGACCCTGCGCCTGGAAGTTCAACTGGCAGCCCAATGACTGGGACTGCCTGGCCGGGGCCTATGCCGCAGGCCATATCATTGAATGCGGAACCCAGGCCACAGGGGGTAATTATTCGTTTATGGAGGAGATCCCCTCGTTTAAGAATATGGGTTTTCCCATTGCAGAGGTAAATCCGGACGGCTCTTTTGTGATCACCAAACATGAAGGAACCGGTGGCAGGGTATCCACAGGGACGGTCACGGCCCAGCTGCTCTATGAAATTCAGACACCCGGGTACAAGACCCCTGACGTGACCGCCCATTTTGACACCCTCAAACTGGAACAGGAAGGAGAGGATAGGGTCAGGGTAAGCGGTACCCGTGGCACGCCTCCGCCGGAGACCACCAAGGTCTGCATCAATACCTTCTGGGGCCAGAGAAATACCATGACCGTGTTGCTCACGGGTCTGGATATAGAAAAAAAGGCGGCCATTGTGGAAGAGGCGCTCTTTGATCTTTTGGGCGGCAAAGACCAGTTTGCCGAAACCTGTGTCCAGCTCATCAGATCGGACAAAGAAGATCCGGATCACAACGATCTTGCCTTTGCTCGCCTGAGGATTACGGTCATGGATCCGGATGCCCAAAAGGCAGGCAAATTCTTTTCTTCCAAGGTGGTTGAAATGGCCCTGGCCAGCATCTCGGGATTTACCCTGACAGGTCCGCCTTCTTCTGGCAGTCCGGCCATCCGCCATTGGCCCACTCTTGTGGACTCGGAAAAGATTATTCAATCTGTGAGTATGGGCAGCAAGGTGGTTGAGGTGCCCCAGAAAATTGTTGTTGGCGAGCCTAGCCCAAAAGGTCGGGCTGAATCTTTACCCTCTGTGCCGACCGGTTTTTTTGAGGGTGAAAAAACCCGGACCATGCCTTTGGGCCGGCTTTTTGCCACCCGATCCGGGGACAAGGGAGGGAATGCCAATTTAGGGGTATGGGCAAAAGATGACAGGTCCCATGTTTTTTTATCCCAATACCTGACCTGTGATCGCCTCAGGCAGCTGCTTCCGGATGCTGCCTCCTTTGAGATACAGCGGTATGACCTGCCCAATCTCAAGGCGATTAACTTTTATATCAAGGGAATATTGGGTCATGGGGTGGCGGCATCCATGAGAAGCGACCCCCAGGCCAAAACCCTGGGAGAGTATTTAAGGGCGAAAATGATCGAGGTTCCGGTTTCAATTTTATAG